One Synechococcus sp. MU1617 DNA window includes the following coding sequences:
- the ppk2 gene encoding polyphosphate kinase 2, with the protein MVELQEGCSNKHKPLNKKVYEKELAKLQTELVKMQYWVKATGFRMIILFEGRDAAGKGGSIKRLTEPLNPRGCRVVALGTPSEHQKSQWYFQRYVEHFPSAGEIVIFDRSWYNRAGVERVMGFATREQVEQFYVSCPQFEQMLVQDGILLLKYWFSINDDEQEKRFQERIDNEERRWKMSPMDIESRNRWVEYSKAKDIMFSKTHIPEAPWFTVEANDKRRARLNCLRHILSKVPYEDMTPPPIKMPKRPKQGSYKRPPFNEQFFVPNNYPYKN; encoded by the coding sequence ATGGTGGAGCTGCAGGAGGGTTGTTCAAACAAGCACAAACCGCTGAACAAAAAGGTCTACGAAAAAGAGCTGGCCAAACTCCAGACGGAACTGGTGAAGATGCAGTACTGGGTGAAAGCCACCGGCTTTCGCATGATCATCCTGTTTGAAGGGCGGGACGCCGCAGGCAAGGGAGGATCGATCAAACGGCTGACGGAGCCCTTGAACCCCAGGGGATGCCGGGTGGTGGCCCTAGGCACACCTTCAGAGCATCAAAAAAGCCAATGGTATTTCCAGCGCTATGTGGAGCATTTCCCCAGTGCCGGAGAAATCGTTATCTTCGACCGGAGCTGGTACAACCGGGCCGGCGTGGAGAGGGTGATGGGCTTCGCAACACGCGAACAAGTGGAGCAGTTTTATGTGTCGTGCCCACAGTTTGAGCAAATGCTGGTGCAGGACGGAATCCTGCTACTCAAATACTGGTTCTCCATCAACGATGACGAACAGGAGAAACGCTTTCAGGAACGCATTGATAACGAAGAGCGTCGCTGGAAGATGAGTCCGATGGACATCGAATCACGCAATCGCTGGGTGGAGTACTCGAAAGCGAAGGACATCATGTTTTCCAAGACGCATATTCCGGAAGCCCCATGGTTCACCGTGGAGGCCAATGACAAGCGCCGCGCCCGCTTGAATTGCCTGCGCCACATCCTCAGCAAGGTGCCCTATGAAGACATGACACCTCCGCCCATCAAGATGCCGAAGCGTCCAAAGCAAGGCAGCTACAAACGACCTCCCTTTAACGAACAATTCTTTGTTCCCAACAACTATCCATACAAGAACTAA
- a CDS encoding adenine phosphoribosyltransferase — translation MAAMMPGAPPLRHLDLDLQSHIRSIPDFPKPGILFRDINPLLRSPEAMAEVIRQLGRFCDQVKPDLIVGIESRGFIFGAPLASDRRLGFVPVRKPGKLPGEVVGLDYALEYGTDRLEIQADAFENSPRVLVVDDLLATGGTAAATGQLVEQAGGCLVGFAFVIELEGLGGRQALPADQPVEALLRYG, via the coding sequence ATGGCTGCGATGATGCCAGGGGCACCGCCATTGCGTCACCTGGATTTGGATCTTCAGTCGCACATTCGTTCAATTCCAGACTTTCCCAAGCCTGGAATTCTGTTTCGAGACATCAACCCGCTCCTGCGGTCGCCCGAAGCAATGGCCGAGGTGATCCGCCAGCTGGGCCGGTTCTGCGACCAGGTGAAGCCTGACCTGATCGTGGGGATCGAATCCCGGGGGTTCATCTTTGGGGCTCCTTTGGCCAGCGACCGACGGCTTGGCTTCGTGCCTGTGCGGAAGCCTGGAAAGCTGCCCGGTGAGGTGGTCGGTCTCGACTACGCCCTGGAGTACGGCACCGATCGGCTCGAGATTCAAGCCGATGCCTTTGAGAATTCACCCCGTGTCCTGGTGGTGGACGATTTGCTGGCCACCGGTGGAACGGCTGCAGCGACAGGACAACTGGTGGAGCAGGCCGGTGGTTGCTTGGTGGGCTTTGCCTTTGTGATCGAGCTGGAGGGGCTGGGAGGCCGTCAGGCGTTACCTGCGGACCAACCCGTGGAAGCGTTGTTGCGCTACGGCTGA
- a CDS encoding DUF2949 domain-containing protein, with protein sequence MVMSSQRQPPATEALLHFLQRRLGLSPSALELGQRQAELEQAPLPIVLWSFGLLSLQQLEDVFDWQNSQP encoded by the coding sequence ATGGTGATGTCCAGCCAGCGGCAACCCCCAGCAACCGAAGCGCTGCTGCACTTTCTGCAGCGCCGTTTGGGGTTGAGTCCCAGCGCCTTGGAGCTAGGGCAACGCCAGGCGGAATTGGAACAAGCCCCCCTCCCGATTGTGCTTTGGAGCTTCGGGTTGTTGAGTTTGCAGCAGTTGGAAGACGTCTTCGACTGGCAGAACAGTCAGCCGTAG
- a CDS encoding response regulator has translation MAKDTMIWVVDDDPELRKMVGTYLIDQGYDVRSLCDVKQFEARLECQRPDLVVLDLMLPGDDGLTALRRLRDAGDDLPVLMLTARADGVDRIIGLEQGADDYLAKPFLPRELTARIEAVLRRRNAMPAGTPVEGGECIRFGDNQLDLSARTLLQNNEPVVITSGEFSLLAAFVSHPHRPLSRERLIELARGPGSDTDSRSMDVQVSRVRKLVEPDPTRPRYVQTVWGYGYVFVPDGTPRSR, from the coding sequence ATGGCCAAGGACACCATGATCTGGGTGGTGGACGACGACCCGGAACTGAGAAAGATGGTCGGCACCTACCTGATCGACCAGGGCTATGACGTGCGCAGCCTCTGCGATGTGAAGCAATTCGAGGCACGTCTGGAATGCCAACGCCCAGATCTGGTGGTCCTTGACCTGATGCTGCCTGGTGATGATGGGCTGACGGCTCTGCGAAGGCTGCGGGATGCCGGAGATGATCTCCCCGTGTTGATGCTCACCGCCCGCGCGGACGGTGTGGATCGGATTATTGGCCTTGAACAGGGGGCCGATGACTACCTGGCCAAACCGTTCTTGCCCAGAGAACTCACGGCTCGAATTGAAGCCGTGCTCCGGCGGCGCAATGCGATGCCAGCGGGAACACCGGTGGAAGGTGGGGAATGCATCCGCTTTGGCGACAACCAACTGGATCTCTCCGCCCGCACCTTGCTGCAGAACAACGAGCCGGTTGTGATCACCAGCGGTGAGTTCAGCCTTCTGGCCGCCTTTGTGAGCCATCCCCATCGCCCCCTCTCGCGGGAACGTCTGATCGAACTCGCCCGAGGTCCCGGCAGCGACACCGACAGCCGCAGCATGGATGTTCAGGTGTCGCGGGTGCGCAAGCTGGTGGAACCGGATCCAACCCGCCCCCGCTACGTGCAGACGGTTTGGGGGTATGGCTACGTCTTTGTGCCGGACGGCACGCCGAGATCCCGCTGA
- a CDS encoding DUF4335 domain-containing protein: protein MLKTTYQYEQTAARLVVEGFPDLSADHSNEAIGILSSWRLQLVGAPELEGTRDHLEALMGAVMPYARHRLSGVQRRFGQESGFVSIAPDQANHRLELRSSREGVEPLQLKLDDAELADLVRCLDRLRLDSRVKLTWTFPEDRPLKRQEIVDRVPLQKRLGPPLLAGVALACTIATAWLVPLPQEPKESSPAPAPVDKPETQSER from the coding sequence ATGTTGAAAACGACGTACCAATACGAACAGACCGCAGCACGGCTGGTGGTGGAAGGCTTTCCCGACCTCTCCGCCGACCATTCCAATGAGGCGATCGGCATCCTGTCGTCTTGGCGGCTGCAGTTGGTCGGAGCACCGGAACTGGAAGGCACACGGGATCATCTCGAGGCTCTGATGGGAGCCGTGATGCCCTACGCCAGACATCGTTTGTCCGGTGTGCAGCGCCGTTTTGGCCAGGAGAGCGGTTTTGTGAGCATCGCGCCGGATCAGGCCAACCATCGGCTGGAACTTCGCAGCAGCAGAGAGGGCGTTGAGCCGCTGCAGCTCAAGCTCGATGACGCCGAACTGGCCGATCTGGTGCGATGCCTCGATCGCTTGCGGCTGGACAGCCGGGTCAAGCTGACCTGGACATTCCCCGAGGACCGCCCCTTGAAGCGTCAGGAGATCGTCGATCGCGTTCCTCTACAGAAACGCCTTGGACCACCCCTTCTGGCTGGGGTCGCTCTGGCGTGCACCATCGCCACAGCATGGCTTGTTCCTCTGCCTCAGGAGCCCAAGGAGTCATCGCCGGCGCCCGCCCCCGTGGACAAGCCTGAAACGCAGTCCGAACGTTGA
- a CDS encoding high light inducible protein, translating into MSQSSPSTPVVRGAQVTMEDGGRLNAFATEPRMEVVEATQGWGFHDRAEKLNGRMAMLGFIALLATELALGGESFVHGLLGLG; encoded by the coding sequence ATGTCTCAGTCTTCACCTTCCACTCCTGTCGTGCGCGGTGCACAGGTCACCATGGAAGACGGCGGTCGCCTCAACGCCTTTGCCACGGAACCCCGTATGGAAGTGGTTGAAGCGACGCAGGGTTGGGGTTTCCACGACCGCGCCGAAAAACTGAACGGCCGCATGGCCATGCTCGGCTTCATTGCTCTGCTCGCCACCGAGTTGGCCCTGGGCGGCGAATCCTTCGTTCACGGGCTGCTCGGCTTGGGCTGA
- the dapB gene encoding 4-hydroxy-tetrahydrodipicolinate reductase: MTAPIPVVVAGALGRMGAEVIRAVVGAQDCSLVGAIDNTPGKEGADVGLELGLGELEVAVTADFEGCLCAVSQSVRDSGSGAVLVDFTHPSVVYEHTRAAIAYGVHPVIGTTGLSPEQLNDLTEFSAKASVGGAVIPNFSVGMVLLQQAAAAAARFYDHAELTELHHNRKADAPSGTCIKTAELMEELGKSFNPEEVDEHESLAGCRGGQRDSGLRLHSVRLPGLVAHQEVIFGAPGETYTLRHDTIDRSAYMPGVLLTVRKVGSLGSLVYGLERLI; encoded by the coding sequence ATGACCGCTCCGATTCCCGTCGTTGTCGCCGGTGCCCTGGGGCGAATGGGTGCCGAGGTAATTAGGGCTGTGGTGGGAGCCCAGGACTGCAGCCTTGTTGGCGCCATCGACAACACACCCGGCAAAGAGGGGGCAGACGTGGGGCTGGAGCTGGGCCTAGGGGAGCTTGAGGTGGCAGTGACGGCTGATTTTGAAGGTTGTCTCTGCGCTGTGAGCCAATCGGTGCGAGACAGCGGCAGCGGCGCCGTGCTGGTGGACTTCACCCACCCTTCCGTTGTGTACGAGCACACCCGAGCGGCGATCGCCTACGGCGTTCATCCCGTGATCGGGACCACAGGGCTCTCCCCTGAACAACTCAACGACCTCACCGAGTTTTCGGCCAAAGCTTCAGTGGGTGGGGCCGTGATCCCCAATTTTTCAGTGGGCATGGTGCTGTTGCAGCAAGCGGCAGCCGCAGCGGCACGGTTCTACGACCACGCGGAACTGACGGAGTTGCACCACAACCGCAAGGCCGACGCCCCCAGCGGCACCTGCATCAAAACCGCTGAGCTGATGGAGGAGCTGGGGAAAAGCTTCAATCCCGAGGAAGTGGACGAACACGAATCCCTGGCGGGTTGCCGCGGTGGACAGCGGGACAGTGGCCTGCGGCTGCACTCCGTGCGGCTGCCGGGCCTGGTGGCTCATCAGGAAGTGATATTCGGTGCCCCAGGGGAGACCTACACCCTGCGTCACGACACGATCGATCGTTCCGCCTACATGCCAGGCGTGCTGCTCACGGTGCGCAAGGTGGGCAGCCTCGGCAGCCTTGTGTATGGCCTTGAGCGCCTGATCTGA
- a CDS encoding EF-hand domain-containing protein codes for MTAPKAIRVLGPLALALSPMALQAAPGDKTMRVYSTRMETLFIRLDVNRDGRLDASEVQGRRALSRVLKRQNNRSYLLLKDLRLQDSSPTGPRLKRHFRQADRDRNLRLDSEEAQRIPWISRNFNVLDGDRDGTVTLEELWNHQRSLAPPQRRP; via the coding sequence ATGACTGCGCCAAAAGCCATCCGTGTGCTCGGCCCGTTGGCATTGGCTCTGAGTCCTATGGCGTTGCAGGCCGCCCCGGGCGACAAGACCATGCGCGTCTACAGCACCAGGATGGAAACCCTGTTCATCCGCTTGGACGTCAATAGAGACGGTCGATTGGATGCCTCGGAAGTGCAGGGTCGACGTGCCTTGAGCCGTGTGCTCAAACGCCAGAACAATCGCTCATATCTCCTCTTGAAGGACCTACGTCTTCAGGATTCATCGCCCACTGGCCCTCGCCTGAAGCGCCATTTCCGCCAGGCCGACCGCGACCGGAATCTTCGCTTGGATTCAGAGGAAGCCCAGCGCATCCCCTGGATCAGTCGCAACTTCAATGTTTTGGATGGTGATCGGGATGGAACCGTGACGCTGGAGGAGTTGTGGAATCATCAGCGCTCTCTGGCTCCGCCTCAGCGCCGGCCTTGA
- a CDS encoding ATP-binding protein codes for MPRQRGLTRGLARFGAWGTALMACWMLALLLLQVLFGRQLERIQTLQLGRDLALNIRLTELTLERYPPSLISELTGLELVVSAQPAAPDRESQAAAQRRQELRQVLCSRLTHCRELRPAPSRAGTPEAWIELFSPLEPVWLRTPLPMARAWPPPPTLLLLALVGATVMTGVLYLLLDVARPLRKLEDAVSRVGEDINREPVPEQGSAEVRRISRRFNAMVHRLAEGEKERATMLAGIAHDLRAPLTRLQFRLSMPELNSEERTRCHSDLEALERITGQFLLYAGGGEREESVECPLDQWLAETVAGQPKDQLQLELSPISLPIRPVALGRAVSNLIDNAFSHGTAPVVVRLRRRGAEVAIEVWDQGQGMPANAWERALQPFQRLDSARGSQGHCGLGLAIVNHVVRTHAGRLSIRQGNGDPGRFSVIITLPVKETKMPDIP; via the coding sequence ATGCCTCGCCAACGGGGACTGACACGCGGACTTGCTCGCTTCGGCGCATGGGGGACAGCCCTCATGGCCTGTTGGATGCTGGCTCTGCTGCTGCTGCAGGTGCTGTTCGGCAGGCAACTGGAACGGATTCAGACGCTGCAATTGGGGCGGGACCTGGCGTTGAACATCCGCCTCACCGAACTAACCCTGGAGCGTTACCCCCCTTCACTGATCAGCGAACTCACGGGCCTGGAACTCGTGGTGAGCGCACAACCAGCGGCGCCGGATCGAGAAAGCCAAGCTGCGGCCCAGCGGCGCCAAGAGCTGCGGCAGGTGCTCTGCTCTCGCCTCACGCACTGCCGTGAGCTCCGGCCTGCCCCGAGCAGGGCTGGCACGCCGGAGGCATGGATTGAACTGTTCTCTCCGCTGGAACCAGTCTGGCTGCGCACACCCCTGCCCATGGCGCGCGCCTGGCCGCCTCCACCAACACTGCTGCTGCTGGCCCTGGTGGGCGCGACGGTGATGACCGGGGTGCTCTATCTGCTCCTCGATGTTGCCCGTCCTCTTCGAAAGCTTGAGGACGCTGTTTCTCGAGTGGGAGAAGACATCAACCGCGAACCTGTCCCCGAACAAGGATCCGCTGAAGTACGGCGGATCTCCCGACGCTTCAACGCAATGGTGCACCGCCTGGCTGAAGGGGAAAAAGAGCGCGCCACGATGCTGGCCGGCATCGCCCACGATCTACGTGCACCTCTCACGCGGCTGCAGTTTCGGTTGTCGATGCCGGAGCTCAATTCCGAGGAACGGACGCGTTGCCACAGCGATCTGGAGGCCCTAGAGCGCATTACAGGTCAGTTTCTGCTGTACGCCGGAGGCGGTGAACGGGAGGAAAGCGTTGAATGTCCACTGGATCAGTGGCTTGCTGAAACCGTGGCGGGCCAACCGAAGGACCAGCTTCAGCTCGAGCTCAGTCCGATCAGCTTGCCGATTCGGCCGGTCGCCCTGGGCCGCGCCGTGAGCAACCTGATCGACAACGCCTTCAGCCATGGCACCGCACCGGTTGTCGTTCGGCTGCGCAGGCGGGGAGCGGAGGTTGCCATTGAAGTGTGGGACCAGGGGCAGGGAATGCCCGCCAATGCCTGGGAACGAGCCCTGCAACCCTTTCAACGCCTGGATTCAGCGCGAGGGAGTCAAGGCCATTGCGGCCTTGGGCTGGCCATCGTGAACCATGTGGTCCGCACCCACGCTGGACGACTGAGTATTCGGCAGGGCAATGGCGATCCAGGCCGGTTTTCCGTGATCATCACCCTGCCGGTGAAGGAGACGAAAATGCCAGACATTCCGTAA
- a CDS encoding FAD-dependent monooxygenase: MAPSLPEIHVLGAGPTGALTALALGLRGQRVVLFDPLTSSELQSRSRAYAITHSSRRLLTNLGLWHDLRDALVPFRELDLRDGATNVRVLFGQNDLATANRNHDGIGWILDHRPLMKLLLARLEANDNVAMHLAEPCPDPSADALIVAADGPRSPTRDAWGIRHWGIRYRQGCLTAKVVLRGLPHDRACELFRPEGPLAVLPLGQGIFQVVWSAPWQRCQQRSTLQSSAFLDQLAAVLPQGIEPDHLLDQPRAFSQQWLLARRFHRGRGVLIGEAGHRCHPVGGQGLNLCWRDVDGLLRAVERGGSAATIARHYGMSRWLDVLQVGVATDLLVRVFSNRQPLLLPLRHLALLLLKQFSVLRQLSLRAMSDGPMQLWRALPN, translated from the coding sequence ATGGCCCCTTCCCTTCCAGAGATTCATGTTTTGGGCGCTGGTCCTACCGGCGCCCTTACAGCTCTTGCCCTCGGACTCCGAGGTCAGCGTGTGGTCCTGTTTGACCCGCTGACGTCATCGGAACTGCAATCCAGAAGCCGGGCCTACGCCATCACCCACTCCAGTCGTCGGTTGTTGACGAATCTGGGGCTTTGGCACGATCTACGCGATGCCTTGGTGCCTTTCCGTGAACTCGATTTGCGAGATGGGGCCACCAACGTCCGCGTTCTCTTCGGCCAGAACGATCTGGCAACAGCCAATCGGAACCATGACGGTATTGGCTGGATCCTCGATCACCGGCCATTGATGAAGCTGTTGCTGGCACGGCTTGAGGCGAATGACAACGTTGCCATGCACCTGGCCGAACCATGCCCTGATCCAAGCGCTGATGCCCTGATCGTGGCGGCTGATGGACCGCGCTCCCCCACGCGAGATGCCTGGGGCATCCGTCACTGGGGCATCCGCTATCGCCAGGGATGTCTCACCGCAAAAGTTGTCCTACGGGGACTCCCCCACGACAGGGCCTGCGAGTTGTTTCGTCCGGAAGGCCCCCTCGCCGTTCTGCCTTTGGGTCAGGGAATCTTCCAGGTGGTGTGGAGTGCACCCTGGCAGCGTTGCCAGCAGCGCAGCACGCTGCAGAGCAGTGCATTTCTCGATCAGCTGGCCGCTGTTCTCCCGCAGGGGATTGAACCGGATCACCTGCTCGACCAACCCCGTGCTTTCTCTCAACAATGGCTGCTGGCTCGCCGCTTTCATCGCGGACGAGGCGTGCTGATCGGCGAAGCAGGTCACCGCTGCCATCCCGTGGGAGGCCAAGGGCTCAATCTCTGCTGGCGGGATGTGGATGGATTGCTGCGCGCCGTGGAGCGGGGCGGCAGCGCTGCAACGATCGCTCGGCACTACGGGATGAGCCGTTGGCTTGATGTTCTCCAGGTGGGTGTGGCAACGGATCTTCTGGTGCGGGTGTTCTCCAACCGCCAACCGCTGTTGCTTCCCCTGCGGCACTTGGCCCTGCTGCTGCTGAAACAGTTCTCTGTGCTGCGCCAACTCAGCTTGCGGGCCATGAGTGACGGCCCCATGCAGCTCTGGCGGGCCTTGCCAAACTGA
- a CDS encoding DUF3038 domain-containing protein, producing MTEAPAPSAPTDGARLSRRGVERLDLLLLTIEALDLNGGEAMVWTSQQMGLQAQFPNRVELWKRRCHNPLRRTTRRDQLDPVDAESLICLVCAMADRLYPMLHQLLSSREPEQLTQQRWQLFHERLRDLIEERMNQRREAVVRLLTMEPAAPLHRELISTLAFCAGPGGIDRLRATLLDPTP from the coding sequence ATGACTGAAGCTCCAGCCCCAAGCGCACCCACCGACGGCGCGCGTCTCAGCCGGCGGGGCGTCGAGCGCCTCGACCTATTGCTTCTGACCATTGAGGCTCTTGATCTCAATGGTGGGGAGGCGATGGTCTGGACCAGCCAGCAGATGGGCCTTCAAGCGCAATTCCCTAACCGGGTTGAACTCTGGAAGCGGCGCTGTCATAACCCCCTTCGGCGCACCACCCGGCGGGACCAGCTCGACCCAGTGGACGCTGAATCCCTGATTTGCCTGGTGTGTGCCATGGCAGATCGGCTCTATCCAATGCTCCACCAACTCCTCTCGAGCCGCGAGCCGGAACAGCTCACCCAACAGCGTTGGCAGTTGTTCCACGAGCGCCTGCGCGACCTCATCGAAGAGCGGATGAATCAACGCCGGGAAGCGGTTGTTCGCCTTCTCACGATGGAGCCGGCGGCCCCTCTGCACCGCGAACTGATCAGCACCCTGGCGTTCTGCGCAGGCCCAGGAGGAATCGATCGACTCCGCGCCACCCTGCTCGACCCCACGCCCTAG